The Thermus islandicus DSM 21543 DNA segment CCGCTCTCTGCCAGGGCCTCGGCCTCCAGGTCCTGGTCCCCTCGGAACGCCCCGCCCTTTACCTCCTCCCCGAGCCTAGGCCTCTCTTACCCCCGGAGGGGGCCCTTCTCCTCTTCCGCCCCGAGGGGAGCCTCTACCGCTACCGGACCGCCGCAGGCTTCCTCCTCCCCGAACCCGACCCCGAGGTGCGGGCCTTCGCCGAAGCGGAAGGCCTGGGCCTCGCCCTTTACCCTCCGTGGCTGAGGGCCGAGGAGTTGGAAAGGGCCCTTACCCTCCGCCTCTTCGCCTTGGGTCCAGGGATGGCCCTAGCGGGGCTTCTGGACCTTCTCCTGAAGCTTCCGGAGAGGCCCCTCCTTGAGGTCCTCCATCAGGCCACGGGCCTCGCCCTGGCCCGGGTAGCCCCTTGGGGAGAGGTGTTGGGCTTTGCCGGAGTGGTGCCTCCGGAGCACCCCAGGGAGCCAGGGGAGGGAAAGGGGTACCTGGCCCTCGAGGCGGGGGAAGGCGTCCTCGTGGCCTACGGGGAGGAGGGCCGCTTTAAAAGGGCCCGGGGAATCTTGGAGGTGGCCACCCGCCTCCTCCGGGTGCGGGCTTTGGAGCGGAGTCTGGAAAGAATGCAGGAGGAGTCCCTGGGCGGGGCCCTCCTGGAGGCCCTGGTCCTGGGGGAGGCCGAACCGGAGCGGCTTTTTGCCTTTGGGTTCACCGAGGGAGTGGAGTGGGTCCTCGCCCTTTTGGAGCCGCCCTCTGTCCTGGGCCGCCACCGCCTGGCGGAGGAAAGGCGGCGGGAGGCCACCCTGGAGCTTCGGCGCCGCTCGGGAGCCTTCCTGGACCGCCTGGGGGTGCCCTACCTCCTTGCGGTCCGGGGCAACCGGGTCGTCGCCATGTGGCAGGTCCATAGCCCCAAGAGGGAGGCAGACGCCCTCCTCCAGGCCCTGCCCCCGGGAAGCCGCCTGGGCTACTCGGCGGTGCACACGGGGGGGGAGGTGCAACAGGCCTACCGGGAGGCCCTCATCGCCCTCAAGGCGGCCAGGCCCGGGGAGGCCCTCTCCTTCACGGGACTGGACCCCGTGGCCTTCGTGCTCCTGCAGCAGTCCCCCGAGGACCTGAAGGCCCTGGTGGAGCGCTACCTGCCCCTCGCCCCCAAGCTTCTGAAGACCCTCGAGGCCTACCTGGAGGCCCGCACCCTGGAGGAGGCTGCGGAGAAGCTCCACATCCACCCGAATACCCTTCGCTACCGCCTAAAGCGCA contains these protein-coding regions:
- a CDS encoding PucR family transcriptional regulator, whose product is MWSHEFGENTIGFSALCQGLGLQVLVPSERPALYLLPEPRPLLPPEGALLLFRPEGSLYRYRTAAGFLLPEPDPEVRAFAEAEGLGLALYPPWLRAEELERALTLRLFALGPGMALAGLLDLLLKLPERPLLEVLHQATGLALARVAPWGEVLGFAGVVPPEHPREPGEGKGYLALEAGEGVLVAYGEEGRFKRARGILEVATRLLRVRALERSLERMQEESLGGALLEALVLGEAEPERLFAFGFTEGVEWVLALLEPPSVLGRHRLAEERRREATLELRRRSGAFLDRLGVPYLLAVRGNRVVAMWQVHSPKREADALLQALPPGSRLGYSAVHTGGEVQQAYREALIALKAARPGEALSFTGLDPVAFVLLQQSPEDLKALVERYLPLAPKLLKTLEAYLEARTLEEAAEKLHIHPNTLRYRLKRIEEGIGPLSRPETLARVHLALRARDLLLG